The Juglans microcarpa x Juglans regia isolate MS1-56 chromosome 2D, Jm3101_v1.0, whole genome shotgun sequence DNA window ACAGTAATGCAGCAAAAGAAAGGGGTGGAGGGCAAACACGTAAAATAGTCTCCACCTAAGCTGGTGGGATGTGGAACTTTGAAGGAGAGGCGGGAGGGGGGAGGACAGGGGGAGAAGAGGGGTCCAGTTGGATGGATGGGATGCTATATATAAATGGAGTCTGCTCTCCAATTCTCTACCACCCACGGTTCCGCTGGccctagctctctctctctctctctctctccctctctctctctctctctcttactcttCCTTTTTGGAAAGTGAGAAACCAAGCTCAGAAAATTGACgacagaagaagaaaggaagtagATCGCGAACGCTAGAAgtaactagaaaaaaaaaagcagtttTGAAATTTCTTTGGACACATCTGTCCCAGGTATTCTCACTGATTAAGGTACGGACGGAGagactttctttgtttttctctcgtTTTTCGATTCTGATCTGGGTGTggcatttgaaatttttgtctTCGTTGGCCTCTACGTGATTTACGAGAAAGTGGAGGTAATGGGAAGGGGATGAAGGTTTATATTTTTGATGTTGCGTTGTTGTCTTTGCtgggattttagaaaatgagagatctgggtttcaaatttcaaacctcttaattttttttctcggcagccaaacacGGCGTCAAGATGGGGATTATTAGCATGATTTTATTGTACGTTGCGACTTAATATGTTTCCATATATTTTAACAAGATCAGATGAAATGGTTTGGATTTCGCTTTTGGTGTTTTATCGTTTTCGGGGTCAGATCTGGTATGCTTTTGCTGCATATTTAGGAACTGTTATGCATCAGTTAATATCAATGATCGTGCGTTTCAAGttgtgttgtttttcttttcaaaagaatttcCCTTTTGCGGTTTTCTCTTTCCCATGGTTTTCATCAGTAAgaaatttttaagtttatttgaaaacgtccattagtcttttttttttttttttgtttcgttTAGTTTTCGGAAAGCTTagagaaggaaacaaaaatgGGCCAAGGCTAAACTTTGAGCGCCGGTCTCTTTCTCCATTCAAAGCCTTTCTTTCGGTTGTTTCTACGCAGGATTTGAATATCTAggactatcttttttttttcaaaggttCCTGAAGAGGGATATTGAAAACGGACCACCTGCGTACATATCGTGTTTGTGTTTTACgttcttgaaaaaaatgaactcgcttttgagtagtttttgcttttgtttttacttATTCTTCATCTGAACCATAGAGACCGACGGTGTTCTGTTTGTACTGTAATTCGTCGAGGCAATTGATTTGCTTTAGTTGTATGGGTTTTCACGATGCTTAATATCAAGCTTTTCCGCTGCATGTTGGTGTCTGGTTCGTGTTTCTAAATATTATCGCCATTGGTTGTAATTTCCTTTCCATGACAAACACAGTTTCTCTGAAAACAGTGCCCTGATTGGCGACAAACGTTGATTGATTCCATTGGGTCGTAGAAATTCATCATGGTTGCTACTGCTGCTACATCCGCATTCTTTCCAGCTGTATCCCCCACTCCAGACTATAGTACAAAGACGGCCGCCAAGCTTTCGAATTTAGGAGGGATGAAGTCGAAATCTGCTGGGTCTTCAAGTGGCTTGCAGGTCAAGACAAATGCCCAAGCTCCTCCCAAAATAAATGGTACCTCGGTTGGGTTGGCAACACCTGTAGAAGGTGTGAAAAATGAGTGTGACACATTGTCACCTGCCCCTAGGACTTTCATTAACACGTTACCTGATTGGAGCATGCTTCTTGCTGCTATCACCACAATCTTCTTGGCTGCTGAGAAGCAGTGGATGATGCTTGATTGGAAACCAAGGCGGCCTGACATGCTCATTGACCCTTTTGGTCTTGGGAGAATTGTTCAGGATGGTTTGGTGTTCCGGCagaatttttctattagatCATATGAAATAGGTGCCGATCGTACAGCTTCTATAGAGACGTTGATGAATCATTTGCAGGTAtgattaattcttcaaattttatacCACTTctttaaaaaccaaaattacaTCCTTTAACAGGCCGTTCTGTTTTTCTTGAATAGCATGtgtctgagatttttttttcatgagctaTTACCTTATTCCTCCTCCTTTTGATTCCAGGAAACTGCCCTTAATCATGTTAAGGGTGCTGGACTTCTTGGTGATGGCTTTGGTTCAACGCCAGAGATGTGCAAAAAGAACCTGATATGGGTGGTTACGCGAATGCAGGTGGTGGTAGATCGCTATCCTACTTGGTAAGCCCACCACTTCATGCATATGGTTTGCCCTCTTTATCTGCAGTTGATCATGAGCTGTTGATTTTTGtcatatatgtttatatttcattttttgtttatccATTTTCCATATACGGATTTGATGATCTTATCCTACATTGCTACCATCTCCTGTAGTTTGCAGGGCTGACTGTGTAACAAAGAATTGGCTCCATGCTTAGCTCTATTTACTTGTTTTTGTACTTAATTGCTCTAAACATTTACCAATTTTTGGGGATGACACCTATACAAGTTCGcaattttatatctaaaaactaatacacCATTTGTGTCTTTGTGGGACAATTTATTTCTTGAGACCATTA harbors:
- the LOC121249921 gene encoding palmitoyl-acyl carrier protein thioesterase, chloroplastic-like, with translation MVATAATSAFFPAVSPTPDYSTKTAAKLSNLGGMKSKSAGSSSGLQVKTNAQAPPKINGTSVGLATPVEGVKNECDTLSPAPRTFINTLPDWSMLLAAITTIFLAAEKQWMMLDWKPRRPDMLIDPFGLGRIVQDGLVFRQNFSIRSYEIGADRTASIETLMNHLQETALNHVKGAGLLGDGFGSTPEMCKKNLIWVVTRMQVVVDRYPTWGDVVQVDTWVSQSGKNGMRRDWLLRDSTSGETLTRASSVWVMMNKQTRRLSKIPPEVRGEIEPYFTDTLPVVEEDSRKLQKLDDNTADFVRTGLSPRWSDLDVNQHVNNVKYIGWILESAPLPILESYELSSMTLEYRRECGKDSVLQSLTAVSSNGIGNLGNLADIECQHLLQLENGAEIVRGRTGWRPKHASNFGTLGEVPVEST